In Nicotiana tabacum cultivar K326 chromosome 17, ASM71507v2, whole genome shotgun sequence, one DNA window encodes the following:
- the LOC107763258 gene encoding gamma carbonic anhydrase 1, mitochondrial-like, which yields MGTLGKAIYTVGFWIRETGQAMDRLGCRLQGNYYFHEHLSRHRTLMNLFDKVPMVAKDAFVAPSASLIGDVHVGRNASIWYGCVLRGDVNSISIGAGTNIQDNSLVHVAKSNLSGKVLPTIIGNNVTVGHSAVLHGCTVEDDAFVGMGATLLDGAVVEKNAMVAAGALVRQKTRIPCGEIWGGNPARFLRKLTEEEIAFISQSAANYTNLAQVHATENAKSFDAIEFEKVLRKKFARKDEEYDSMLGVDRQTPPELILPDNIQAPKAS from the exons ATGGGTACGCTGGGGAAAGCAATCTACACAGTCGGGTTCTGGATCAGGGAAACGGGTCAAGCCATGGATCGTTTGGGCTGCCGCCTCCAAGGCAACTATTACTTCCATGAACACT TGTCAAGGCATAGAACTCTTATGAACTTGTTTGACAAAGTACCTATGGTTGCTAAAGATGCATTTGTGGCCCCAAGTGCTTCTTTAATTGGTGATGTTCATGTTGGACGTAATGCTTCTATTTGGTATGGATGTGTTCTGCGAG GTGATGTGAACAGTATTAGTATAGGAGCAGGAACCAATATCCAGGACAATTCTCTTGTTCATGTAGCTAAATCAAATCTAAGTGGAAAGGTTTTGCCAACAATTATTGGCAACAATGTTACTGTAG GTCATAGTGCTGTCTTGCATGGATGTACTGTTGAAGATGATGCATTTGTTGGTATGGGTGCAACTCTGCTTGATGGAGCAGTTGTGGAGAAAAATGCTATGGTCGCTGCTGGTGCCCTTGTCAGGCAGAAGACGAGGATTCCTTGTGGAGAG ATATGGGGAGGAAATCCAGCCAGGTTCCTGAGAAAGCTCACAGAAGAAGAAATAGCTTTTATCTCGCAGTCAGCTGCCAACTACACTAATTTAGCGCAGGTTCACGCTACTGAAAATGCAAAAAGCTTTGATGCGATTGAATTTGAGAAGGTGTTGCGGAAGAAATTTGCCCGCAAAGACGAGGAGTATGACTCTATGCTGGGAGTTGATCGTCAAACACCTCCAGAGCTTATCCTGCCTGATAATATCCAGGCGCCAAAGGCCTCTTAA